cagtccacttgggggaaaacttaactggtatgggtgggcctttcgtatcaccaggtcggcgacctgaaatggccgaggtctcagcttggagttgtatttgtactccacccttctcttcaaggcttcatCCTTGatccttgcttcctcccttacttcgtccagtaggtctaGGTTCACttttctctcttcattggactcttcgaCCACGAAGTTCTAGAAGCATGGTGAAGAATCATTGCGTCAATccgtacaccaagctaaagggtgtttctttgGTTGTGGACTGAGGAgtagtgtggtaagcccacacaattctaggaacttcttccCTCCAGGTCCCTTTTGCTTTATTTATtcttctcttcagacctctgagcagaactcggttggcagactcgacctgcccgTTCGTCTAGGGGTGTTCGaccgatgcgaacacctgctttattccCAGCTTCGTACATAGTttgcccaactgttggctcgcaAACTGGGTACCGTTATCAGACACCAACCATTTTGGGATTCCAAAGCgacacactatgttcttccacacaaagtgccGGATTTTGTGGGTTGTGATCTGCGCTACTggctcagcctctatccactttaTGCAGTATTCTATggcaaccacgaggtacttcatctgccgcaCTGCAAaagggaaaggccccagaatgtcgatcccccaagtatgaaacgaccATGGGCTATATATCGACCTAAGCTCTTCTGGAGGCACCTTGTGCCAATCAGTGTGTTGTTGGGACTGCTGACACTACTTGCACCGTTGTGCATTCCCCATGCAATCTCacctcatggttggccaataatatcctGCACGAATAGCCTTTGAAGAGAGAGATTGGTCGCCGatgtggcttccgcatatcccctCATGAAGTTCTGCCATAATTCGCGTGCATTGCTCACCACTTACACACAccaggatagggtgagtgaaaccatgCCTGAACAATTTTCCATCGATCAGGGTGTACTTCTTCGAATTTTTCATGATTTTTCTAGCTTCTATAGGCTCTAGCAAGAGTACCCCATCAGCCAAATAGCATTGGTAGGGTGTCATACAAGCTTCTCCTGCCTCAACTAGGAAAACTTGCAACGACCTCTCCCCAACTGGGCATACACTTATTCCGGGCGTTTTTATCATCTCCTACGTCAACGATCGATGACCAATTTTCACCCCTTCCGAAGTGTCGATTTGCTGGACTTCCGCCGCATTATCTGTGGCAGTTCGAGGTGTCCTCAGATTCTCCTGAATAACGGTCCtttgtctgccccccttgcccgaactggcgagctttgctagtaagtcagctcgggcattttgttcCTAGGTACGTGGACCAACTTGAACACCTCAAACATGTCCTTTAGAACCTGGACATACTCTAGATATGCggccatctgagggtctttaGCCTGGTATTCTCCCGTGACTTGACCTGTGACTAACaaggagtcactctttgccagcaAACCTTTCGCacccatctctttagccagcaTCATTCCAGcaatcagggcctcatactctgcctgGTTAATATTGGCCTTGAAAGCAAACCGCAGGGTCTGGTCAATCAGCAGCCCATTTAGCCCTTCCAATATAACACCAGCCCCACTACCCTGTTGGTTGGAGGAACCGTCTACAGAGAGTACCCATCTGAAGTCTGCTCCTTCTTGGTGCGTGGTcgccgaggagagctctaccatGAAGTCAGCGTAGACATGGCCTTTAATAGGGCCTCTTGGCTCATACTGTATGTCAAACTCTGATACCTCTATTGCCCATCGCACCATCCTGCCGGCCACATTTGGTTTTTGCAAGACCTTGCGAATTGGAAGGTCTGTCATCACATTACAGTGAAGCTCTGAAAGTAGTGGCGATGTCTTCACGCTGAGAACACTACTGCCAGGGCTACTTTCTCTATGTCCTGGTATCTAACCTATGGCCCTTGCAACACTTTGCTGACAAAGTAAATTGGTTTCTacacctggtcctgctcttgtaCCAGGACCGAACTGATCGCCCTTTTTGTAACCGCAGAGTATAGACGAAGTGGAGTACCCAACTATGGCTTGCACAATACTGGTGGactggccaggtactccttcaactttaAGAATGCCTCTTCGCATTCTCTGGTCCATATGAACCTGCTATTTTTCTTCAGGTACTGGAAATAAGGATGCCCCTTATCTCCTCCTGCCGATACGAATTTGGACAAATCGGTCATgcgccctgtcaactgctgcacctccttaacTGAgattgggctcctcattgctaTTATCGCAacgcacttctcaggattcgcctctatcccacgtttagtgagtaggaaccccaagaacttgcctgcctctaccccgaacacacacttctttgggttcagctttaacctaTACTTGACTATTATGGTGAATAGCTCTTTGAGGTCTGCTACATGTTGCTCCCTCTGCTGGGAGgtaaccaccatgtcgtccacatatacttggacaTTCCACCCTAACATGGGCGCTAGTACTCTGTAAATCAGCCTTTGGTAAGTTGCCCCTGCATTCCTAATCctaaagggcatcaccttataacaataacaagaCAACTCTGTCATGAACGTTGTCTTGCACTTGTCCCTGGGAtgcatcatgatctggttgtaaccagaaaaggcatccaggaagctgagcAATCTGCAACCAGACGCACTATCCACCAAAGCGTCAATACTGGGAAACGGGTAGGAGTCCTTCGGacaggccttgttgaggtctgtgaagtcgaTGCATATCCTCCATTTTCCGCTAGCCTTGTTTACTAGTACCACGTTCACCAGCCCTCAACAGTTTCTCTGTCTCTTCTTTGATGACCTGACTTCTTTCATCGTTGAACTTTCGTCTTCTCTGGCAAACAGGTCGGACctgggggtccatggtgagacgatGACACAGGAAATCTGGATCTATGCCAGGCATGTCTAAGgtagaccatgcaaaagcattaAGGTGCCGAGCTATGACTTCGGCAATCTGATCATGTGTCTCTTAGCATAAGGATTTGCCAAGCTTGAACATCTTCCCATCGATCTCCCTCTCTAACACATCTTCGACAGGTTCGAGCCGTCTCTCTCGGGCGATCTCTGCACGAGTGACCCCTTCTTCCCTTGGAGGATGAGTGGTAACAGCGAACACTCATCTCCATCTCTtcgtcttgaggctattctcttagcacttcttcgcctctttctgatcagacttgatggtgatcaccgtTCCCTCAAGGGAAGGCAGCTTCATCCTCATGTGCCTTGTAGAGGCCACCGCTCCAATCCTGTTCGAAGCAGGTATGCCCAAAAGAATATTATAGGTTGATGGAGCGTTAACAAAAAGGTATCGGATGTTTTCAGTGCGTGAAGTTGTGCCATCTGTGAATGTCGTCCTCAGCTCTATGTGTCCACGCACCACCACCTGGTCTCCAGTGAAACCATACAAGCAACTGGTATAGGGCCTCAACTAGTCTagggacaactgcaacttgttgaaggtcgaccagaacattacatcggtcgaacttccctggtccacgaggACGCGATGCACCCTCCTCCCTGCCGTCACTAACGAAATCACCACTGGGTCATTGTCATGCGGAATGACGTCCTGGCagtcggccttggtgaagacgaggtcgacGTCGGGAGTATGATCTGCCCCATGTACCTCTACTTCtcgcgcgtacttctttcgctgggaggcggtgcatCCTTGATAAGATTCGaataacatgatagagatataatatgaacatgttatggattcaacaagagttggaatatgattaggcactttttaagaattggatgaATGTTTTTATCATTCaaaaactcaccaaaacacaagtaaccaagccaaactcatatagaaacccataatatggcatatgaaccgattaaaacaagagagaacacaaatgaaccgacTAAAACTCAAGGAAACTCAATCAAAATCACAAGAATAGCAAACTAAAAGGAACTACcgaataaaaaaacaaaagaagcaagttctaccgattgaaatgactAGACAcatcaaagacatgttttaaagtttgttttggaatggaaatggatgaagaagatgaaaagaactaggaaacttatgtggttggagctcttggagatgtacacgccacttgaaggatgaaagGCTTCAAGATAAGTGTAGTTGTCGACCACTTGAGAGTCCAAGAATGcattcaagataagactagaagtgaaaaagacacaagtctctctcaattcactcaccaatttgggagaggttctttactcacaaaatcaattctattatttcaaagactcaagccctccttttatagggagAAGGACCGGTCACCTATTACAAaagaagcttacaagagaagctttacAAGGTAGCCTATAACTCTTCCAATTCTAGCGCCTAGAATGGAGAGTGAAGAGGCACCTTCTAGATTGTTCCTAAAGTTAACGCTTATATATGCTATACACAAGAGGTgtcttaggtttccctctttagcaccttTGTACTGACCTGTCCTTGGGCGTGACCAAAGTCAAAACTTGGTGGGACCCATCAAGGGCATAATGAGGTAAGAAAGGGAGTCGGCCTCGGGCGTTTGACcggcctcgggcgttgaccgggTCCGGACCAAGGGGTACTTGCACCCAATGGGCGCCACCTCCtcatacccacgggtaggaacgACCGTGGAGGAGGCGGCACCATAGAGGGCGGCGTAGTAGGAGGCGATATGGTAGGGGTGTGGCCTCGGGCCTCGGCACCCCGAAAGAGTAATaatagaagagaaaggtggcttccaAGCCACACCCCCAGTACCAGCAGGGAGAGACCCGACTCGCGGAGTACCTGTGCATGAGGCATGGGAACGCGGTAGTACGCGCCACCATTAGATAACCACTGGGACAGAGATGACTCTGGAAAGGGCTACGTCCCATGGGGCATCTGCATGCATGGTACGTGAGGAGGGCAGagacactcccagggcgagtgactaaagactggggtgcatgagttggcacccaggagGTCACCTCCCCCgtgccagatgcacttcgagaagGGAGACTTACACactgggatttccctaagttgggttacaacgTCGTAAGGCCTCCCACCCAGAGTTACGCTAAAGTCAGAAGGAGACACGTGGCAAAAGCACTGACAAAGGTATAAAAGCTCTCGTTGTCAGGAGTTTAAGGTACGTTCTATTCATTTGACGCTTACACACTGTACGCACGAGTGACTTGGGAACAAGAGAGAAATTAGTTAGAATTCAGTTACGCACATTCTGAACATTGTAGTTGCgttgttccgatacggaggtgcacgaTGTTTCCTGccattactgacttgagcgtcggagtgcaaacggtcgcgagggcgccctttgttgtCTCTGTTTCAAGTATCCACGGCGGCGAAGGGTGAAGGTTTGGAACGAGGAAGAAGGATTCCTTGATACGCACATATGAGCTACGCACTTAGAACCATCAGGTccaccggcgggaacatttggcgcccaccgtggggccgatataaaataGTAGTCCCACCGCAGGTAATTGGAGGTTCAGTAGCGAGGTTCGTGGAGGTTTTTCAAGATTCTTGCAAGATTTACCAATAATCTTCAAGTTTCGTTCCGTTCTATCGAAGGAAGTTCCAA
The sequence above is a segment of the Phaseolus vulgaris cultivar G19833 chromosome 2, P. vulgaris v2.0, whole genome shotgun sequence genome. Coding sequences within it:
- the LOC137809180 gene encoding uncharacterized protein, with product MTDLPIRKVLQKPNVAGRMVRWAIEVSEFDIQYEPRGPIKGHVYADFMVELSSATTHQEGADFRWVLSVDGSSNQQGSGAGVILEGLNGLLIDQTLRFAFKANINQAEYEALIAGMMLAKEMGAKGLLAKSDSLLVTGQVTGEYQAKDPQMAAYLEYVQVLKDMFEVFKLVHVPRNKMPELTY